The window TCCCGACTGCCGTCCCGTTTGCAGCGAATACTTGTGCCTTGACTGCACTGTCGCTCGTATCGCCCTCCGCACCGCCGACACCTGCGCTAGAGTCTCTCCAAGTGATAACAAAACCGCCGTTCGGTAGGGCGGTGACATTCTGTTCAAACTGATCGCTTGCTGTGGCGGTGTTGACACGCAACTCGCTGCCGACTGCTGTCCCGTTTGCAGCGAACACTTGAGCCTTGATTGCTGTGCCGCTCGTGTCGCCGCCCGCTCCGCCGACACCTGCGCTATAGTCCTTCCAAGTAACGACGAACCCACCGTTCGACAGGCCGGTGATCTGTGCCGACTGTTGAATGCTTTGTGTCGCGGTGTTGACGAGAATCTCGCTACCGACGGCCGTTCCATTTGCGGCGAACACTTGAGCTTTGATTCCAGTGAGGCTCGTGTCGCCGGTCACGCCAGGGTATTGTCCGCTTCCGTCCGTCCAAGTGACGGCGAATCCGCCGTTCGAAAGGGCGGTGATATTCTGTTCATACTGATTAAATACTGTGTTGGTGTTGACTAGGAGTTCGCTCCCGATAGCCGTCCCGTTCGCGGCGAACACTTGAGCTTTGACCGCAGTGCTGCTCGTATCGCCGCCCGCTCCGCCGACACCTGCGCTAGAGTCCGTCCAGGTCACGACGAACCCGCCGTTCGAAAGGGCGGTGATATCCGGTGTGACCTGACTGCCTGCTGTGGCCGTGTTTACAAGCAGCTCGCTCCCGACTGCCGTCCCGTTTGCAGCGAACACTTGAGCTTTGATGGCAGTGTTGCTCGTATCGCCGCCTGCCCCGCCGACCCCTGCGCTAGAGTCTTTCCAGGTGATCACAAACCCGCCGTTCGACAGGGCAGTGATCTGGGGAGACTCTTGGATGTTCGTTGTGGCGGTGTTGACCCGCAACTCGCTGCCGACTGCCGTCCCGTTCGCAGCGAACACTTGAGCCTTGATTGCAGGGCCGCTCGTATCGCCGCTTGCCCCGCCGACACCTAAACTAGCGTCCGTCCAAGTAACGACGAACCCACCGTTCGAAAGAGCGGCGATTTTCGGAATAGACTGATTGTTTTGTGTGGCTGTGTTTACTAAAAACTCGCCCCCGAATGCTGAACCGTTTGACGAAAACAATTGCGCTTTGACCGAACTGCCGCTCGTATCGCCGCCCGCCCCGCCGACACCTGCGCTATTGTCCTGCCAGGTGATCACAAATCCGCCGTTCGAAAGAGTTGCGATCTGCGGATTATATTGAAAATCTTCTGTAGCGGTGTTGACGAGTATTTCGTTTCCCGTAGCGGCAAAAGCAGCGGAAATATTTATAGTCGGTGCAGGCATGGGGAACCTTTAGAGATTTGGCCCGAAATCTATCGATCAACCCGATCAGTGCAATTATGGATTTCCATAGGTCAGTGTCGCCGGAGGCGCTCAATGAGCGCGAGGCTAGATCGGACTTCTGACGTTGCCGGGGCTCGGTCGCACAACCGTCAGGTTTGGAGCGTTGATATCCGAAGACGGGGCCCGTAGGTTTCACGCCTCAAGTTTTGCAGATATGGGCGGCGTGGACGGCGTGAACGGTTTCAGTGTGCAAGATCTGCTTGATGAAATGTCTAAAGCTGTCGATCTGAAGTTGCGGTTCGAGACCCTCACAAAGAGGTTGTCTGCGATTGGACTGGATACGGTGAACTACGCGGTGTTTGTTCCGCCCGAATCCGGCATTTCCAATGCCGATGTTTACTTTCAGACGACCCTAGCCGAAGATTTTATGACGTTTTACTACGATGAGAATTTTGCCGAAAGTGATCCTCATGTCAGGAGGCTGCGCGAGGGTCATCTCTCACCTTACGCTTGGAATGAGAATGACCTGGGTCTCGCCAGTCTGAACGAGCGCGAAGTGCTCAACGCAGGCGTTGAGGCGGGTTTGAGGTCGACACTCTGTGTCCCACTGCCCGTCCCGCTGAACCCTTTCACGCCGGCTGGCGCCTTCAATCTTGGATCCACCATGTCAGCGCGGGACTTTGACCTGGTCCTGAAGGAGCATGTGCAGGAGCTACTGACAGTCGCGCACATATTTCATAACGCATCTGTCCAGCAGACCTGGTCGGCCCATAGGGGATCAGTCCCGCTGACCATTCGCGAGCGGGACTGCCTGCGCTATTTGATGGAGGGGATGCGGTATGACGCCATTGCCCACGCCATGGGATTGGCCGTTGTGACCGTAGAGGTTCACGTCAGTAACGCTCGCAGAAAACTCGGAGCGCGAACCGCGACTGAGGCGGTCGCGAAAGCGTTAGTGCGAGGCGAAATCTCGTTGTGAGTAAGGATGGAAATCCGTAGCCTTGACAGGCGGTGGCTTACGCTCCTCACCAATCCCAAGAGCACGAACTCGCTATAGGTTCAGCGAGTGGCGTTTGAATATGGGCTGACCCGACTGCCACTGTGTTAGGCCCCCGATATTACCCAGCCTTATACGCCTGACCTGTTTGAGCGGATGCTTCACGTTCGGATAGCGTTGCTATGGAAGGCTGCATGACCACTGTCTTTAAATTGGTCAAAAGCCGTCGAAGCCGCCCGCTCACGGCCTCTCGAACAGGTGACCCCAGCGGCGATTGATAGTCGCGGCCATCATGCGTTCAAATGCTGCATCCGCCAGATCCCAAGCATACAACAAGCGCTCTCGGTTCAGGCCTCGTGGCCTGGGCTTCCCCTTGTCAGGCCACAGGCGTTTTTCGAGCCGGCGAGCTCTGTCACGCATCCGATCGATCTGGTCATTGGACTGCGATTGGTAGGTGAGGCGATGGGCTTGGCGAGAAGCGAACACGCCACCGACCGATGGCATGACCTCACACCGGCGCCCTTGCTTGGGGCAGATGAAATAGTACCGCCGGCCACCGTACCGCATGGCTTGGCTCACCAACCGGATTGTCTGTTCACGCGGGTCGCCATTGAAGTTGAAGCGGATCACCACCAGGCCGTCATCGGCGTCGATGAGATTGACCGTGAAACCCACGCTTCCAGTTTCCTCACCGGTCGAAGTCCGGGTCCAGCGCAATACGCCAGACGTGATTGCGCCAGGTCGCAGGAAGCCCTGGCGGCGCATGAAACGAAGGTCGAGGCGGATTGCGGCATCGACTGTTCCCCGGTTTCGCGTCCGGTATCGGCCTGAACTGGATCCGCCCATATTTTCCGAAATCCTTTGGCTAAGGGGACATTTTATCGAAGGACGGCGGTTTCCTCCAAAAAATAGCACTGCTGATAACAGTCAAGATATCCGGGACGACGGCCCCATTCTTCATCCTCACAAGAGAGCTCTACTCAGCAGGAGCCTCTTTGATGTTCAACAACCGATCCGCAGCGCCCGCTCGTGCAAGAACTCGCGTCAACGTTTTCGCTGCGGTTTTCGCATGCAACATGGCCCCCGAACTCGTTCAATCCACGTCTGGAGTGGCCAACGCCGCAAGGTCGGGCGCGCCAGCTATCAAGGTACCAAACGGCTAGATTTCAGGGACAAACCGAAATGGGCGCGTGATTGAAGATTTGTTCGTCGGTGGTTGCCTCCGCGAAGCCGCTCGCTACGGCGACCTCTGGGGCGCGCTACGGTCCCGGCTTAGCTACCCGTCGGGGGCTAACTAGACGTCGTCAGCCGACTTGACGATCAGCGCCACGCCGATAGACACCTTGAAGGTCTGCTGATGGAGCGGACGCCGAATGCCGCTTTCGACCCTGGTCGGACGCTAGATGCTCCCCCTTCGCGGGAACTGTCGCAGAGCGACTGAGGGGGCAGCGCCGGCGTGAGTTGTATTGATCTCTATCTGGGTTAGCGCCGTGTTGCCTCCTCCGGCCCTCCGGGGCACCTCCCCCAGAGGGGGAGGATCGAAGGTCCGACAACCAACATTAGCGGACGTTGGCAAGTTTCGTATGGGGCAGTCTAGACGTGACCCGACCGGCATACGGTCTGGTGCGGGTTCAGAGGCGGTCTAGATACCAGTCCTCGCCAATCGTCAGAACGCCTTTCTGGATCGAGTAGGTTGCGGGACTCTTGAGGTCAGCGCCGGTCCAGATCAATTGGTTGCCGCTTACGCTCCACTTGAACGGATGCGAGAACAGCGGCACGCCGAAGACTTCGGTGACGTAGTGTCGGCCAGTGCCGTCGGCGTTGAAATCAAGACGGCCGAGGCCCGACGTCCACGTGCCTACGAGCGCGGGGTCGATGTTAGCGTCGGCCTTGGCAAGTTGGAATTGGGCCTGCGCTTGAACGGGTGCCGGCGATCCGGCGCCCAACCCTACAGCGCAGCATGCGGCACCGAGCAACGCCCATCGAATTGTTTTCATTAGCCAAATCCTTGGAGCAAGTTTCACACTGAATTTTTGATCATGGCCGCTCGCGCTTCACAACCTATGGATTTCCATACTGCAAAACGGCGCTCTTTGGTTTTTGGACATCGCGCGGTGTCCGCTGTCCAACCTTCCAGGAAGTTGCGAACGTGCGCTTGCGGGCGTCCATCGGCGTGGCGCTGACTGACCAGATGTCTAGCGCTGGCCGTCCAGTGTGCTGACGTCCTCTAGCTGGCAGTTAAATCGGACAAGCTTGCGCCCGCGCCGCCGGTCCAAGGTTCTGGGATATACCGCAACGCTTGCCGATGACGACGCCGCCGGGTTCATCGCGCTCAATGCCCAGGCGCTCACGGGCGCTACGGTCGGCACCCTTCAAGATGTAGTCGAGCACCTCGCCCAAATTGACGCGGTAGTCTTCGCCACCAGCTAGGGCTTGTCGCAGGTTCCTGCCAATGCGACGGGTCAGCACCACTTTCGAACGCCACCGGGCACCACAGGCCTTCAGCCAACCTCGCTGACGTCGATGGAAGTCACGGGCCAGCTCTGGGGGTAGGTGAAAAACGATGTGAACGTGGTTGCCTTTGGCTGGCCCTCCCTCCCGCGTCCAAGCCCAACCGAATTGACCACCGCGCGAGCGGATCCAGTCGCCGGCAAGCTTCAGAAAGCGCCCTGTCGCGGCCAGGTCATCGGTTACGCCCGCGCGCTCCCAATGAATGGTCTTGAAGGCGTTGAACGGCAATCCGGTCAGTTCGGCATGATTTGACGCCTCTAGCACCTTGCGTGCGTCCGACTCACTCAACGCGATGGTCCGCCGTGAGGCTGTGTTCCGTGCACCACCCCTACCCGGGAAAGGCACGAAGTCGCGGCATGGGCTGCAACTCTTATAGATGGATGAGGCGAGATTGGCGGGATGGCCCGACTGGTCAATTTCATGGGCGGTTTCAACGGCTTCGCTTGCTGTTGAGGACGCCGCGAAATGCGCTTTCTTCGCAAGTTTCAAGTCTGGACCATCTCGGAAGGATTGGGACTGTGAACGCTACTCACCTGCGGACACGGTGCTTACGCCCGGGGGGTAGCCATGCCGACGACGGCGCGTGCGCGCGTCAGGAAGCCCGAGAACGGCCCGGAAGCGCCAGCGGTTGCTATGCCGCAAGAACACCCCGGACCGCCCTTAGCTGTGCCTTAGGCGGCTTCCGCGCGCCCTTGTTTGAGTGAGGTGACGGGACAGGCAAGGCTGTAGTGCGCCACGACTGCACCGCCGGCGGTGGTTTCACTATCCGTCGCAATCGGCATGCCCAAACGCCGCAGCTTATGGATATAGGCCGATGTAAGCCGCGCGCAGCCACGGTCAGAGGCCTCGTCGGAGGTGAAGCCCGCCTTCTCCTTGGTGAGAAGCAGGGCGAGGGTTTGCGCCTCCCGACCGCCTACCAGAAGATCAGGGCCATCGACCCCGATGCGGACCCAAAGTTTAGGCTTTTCAGTCCGGCTCGCGGTGGTTACGACAGGGTGCCCGCTCTGCAAGTTGGCAACCCGAACCCCGTTTGCGATTGCCGTCGCGGCGGGGTTCATCTCGTTTTGGGGACTACTCATGCGGCCCCCGAAAGCTTCGCGAACAAGTCATCGATGGCGCTGCGATAGATCATGCGGCGACCGCCGACCTTGAAGCTTTGAAGCTCTCCCGCCTTCATGAGTTCATAAAGGCGACTGCCACTTAGGCTTGAGTAGCTAACCGCCCCTGCGACGGTGAAGGCAATCGGGTCTGTTTGGGTTCTCGTCGGTTCTGTTCGTTTCTGTCGGGTTTGGATCATCAAAGTTTGGTTCCTAAGCTGTCCTAGCGAAGCGCATACGCTGCGCTAGGAAAACCGTAGCGAAATAGAGCGCTTGGGGAAGGGGGCGGTGGGCATCCTTTTTGATAATGCCGTTTTGACCGGCATCGGCTGGATGCGAATACCCGTACGATTTCTACGAACAAAGCCTGTACTTAGGGCCTCGCTGCTTGACCGAAATCGGTAAATTTATCTTTTCAAAACAGATATATAGCTGACCGAATTGCTAATTTCTCGATATTGAGACCAATTCTCAAAAATAGCCGCTGAAACCTGTTTATGTTTTGTGTTTGTTCTTTGTGCGCCAGGTATCGGTCAATGGCAACCGACCTTGCTGCTATATTTTGGCCCGGGAAACAGGCGTCACTTTCGATTCGATGGCGCGCCGCTCGCAGAACCCAGCCCACGCCTCCATAAGCTTGCGCCGCTTCTCTAGCGCATCGCCCCGCCGGTAAGCCTGTTCTGTGGCGTCGCCGACACTATGGGCCAGCGCGGCCTCTGCTACCTCGCGGGGGAAGTTTGTTGCCTCGCCAGCCCAGTCCCGAAAGCTGGATCGGAAGCCGTGCGGTGTGATTGCGCCACGGTCCAGACCCATGCGGATGAATAGGGCGCTAAAAGCCGCGTCTGAGAGGCTGGCGTCCTTTTGATTGGGGAACACAAAGGCACCGGCCTTGCCGCCGGTAAGCGGCATTACCTTGGCCAGCAGGGCGAGCGCCGACACCGACAGCGGCACCCGATGCTCGCGGCCCGCTTTCATGCGTCCTTCGGGTACCGTCCAGACCTTGGCATCCAGATCGAACTCAGCCCAGGTCGCGCCCCGTACCTCGCCGGATCTAGCCGCAGTCAGGATAAGGAACTCAAGAGCGAGCGCTGCGATAGCGTCACGGTCTCTCAGCTGGGCGACAAAGGCCGGAACGTCGCCATAGGGCATAGCGGCATGATGGCCGCGAGTGAGCTTCTGGCGAGCCGGTAGAAGGTGATCCAGATGGCCCGACCACCGCGCCGGGTTCTCGCCTTTCCTAAAGCCCTTGGCCTTGGCGGCGTCGAGAACACGGGCGATGCGCTGTTGCAGTCGCGACGCTGTTTCCGGCTTCTCGGACCAGATCGGTTTCAGGGTCTCAAGTACATGGCTGGTCTCGATACGGTCGATCCGCATCGGCCGCAGGGGCGCGGCGTCCTTGGTCAGGGTCGTGGACCATTGCGCCTTGTGCTTGTCGTTCCTCCATTCGGCACTCAGGACCGCCACCAGTTCGTCGGCGAAGTCGCCAAAGGTTGGGATGGCC of the Caulobacter henricii genome contains:
- a CDS encoding helix-turn-helix transcriptional regulator — translated: MDGVNGFSVQDLLDEMSKAVDLKLRFETLTKRLSAIGLDTVNYAVFVPPESGISNADVYFQTTLAEDFMTFYYDENFAESDPHVRRLREGHLSPYAWNENDLGLASLNEREVLNAGVEAGLRSTLCVPLPVPLNPFTPAGAFNLGSTMSARDFDLVLKEHVQELLTVAHIFHNASVQQTWSAHRGSVPLTIRERDCLRYLMEGMRYDAIAHAMGLAVVTVEVHVSNARRKLGARTATEAVAKALVRGEISL
- a CDS encoding winged helix domain-containing protein; protein product: MSSPQNEMNPAATAIANGVRVANLQSGHPVVTTASRTEKPKLWVRIGVDGPDLLVGGREAQTLALLLTKEKAGFTSDEASDRGCARLTSAYIHKLRRLGMPIATDSETTAGGAVVAHYSLACPVTSLKQGRAEAA
- a CDS encoding tyrosine-type recombinase/integrase; the encoded protein is MAREINKLPPKAATAITAPGRYSDGGGLYLVVSATGSRKWVFRFRWDGKLRDMGMGGVGNVSLATARGKAAAARLLIGEGKNPLEDKQALKAIPTFGDFADELVAVLSAEWRNDKHKAQWSTTLTKDAAPLRPMRIDRIETSHVLETLKPIWSEKPETASRLQQRIARVLDAAKAKGFRKGENPARWSGHLDHLLPARQKLTRGHHAAMPYGDVPAFVAQLRDRDAIAALALEFLILTAARSGEVRGATWAEFDLDAKVWTVPEGRMKAGREHRVPLSVSALALLAKVMPLTGGKAGAFVFPNQKDASLSDAAFSALFIRMGLDRGAITPHGFRSSFRDWAGEATNFPREVAEAALAHSVGDATEQAYRRGDALEKRRKLMEAWAGFCERRAIESKVTPVSRAKI